The Elephas maximus indicus isolate mEleMax1 chromosome 19, mEleMax1 primary haplotype, whole genome shotgun sequence genome contains a region encoding:
- the GPRC5C gene encoding G-protein coupled receptor family C group 5 member C isoform X3, producing the protein MAIHRALLMGLGLPLFLFSGAQAQDHVPPGCGPDLNPLYYNLCDRSGVWGIILEAVAGAGIVTTFVLTIILVASLPFVQDTKKRSLLGTQVFFLLGTLGLFCLVFACVVKPDFSTCASRRFLFGVLFAICFSCLVAHVFALNFLARKNHGPRGWVIFTVALLLTLVEVIINTEWLIITLVRGGGEGGPLGNGSADGVVASSCAIANIDFVMALIYVMLLLLGAFLGAWPTLCGRFKRWRKHGVFVLLTTTTSIAIWVVWIVMYTYGNKQHNSPTWDDPTLAIALAANAWAFLFFYIIPEISQLTKASPEQNYQGDVYPTRGVGYETILKEQKGQSMFVENKAFSMDEPASAKRPVSPYSGYNGQLLTSVYQPTEMALMHKGPNLAFSPPDCEAACSSFQSEGTYDVILPRATANSQVMGSANSTLRAEDMYATQSQVATPPKDGKNSQDQSPQNKTRW; encoded by the exons ATGGCCATCCACAGAGCCTTGCTGATGGGCCTGGGACTGCCTCTCTTCCTATTCTCAGGGGCTCAGGCCCAGGACCATGTCCCACCTGGCTGTGGCCCAGACCTCAACCCCCTCTACTACAACCTGTGTGACCGCTCTGGGGTCTGGGGCATCATCTTAGAGGCAGTGGCTGGGGCAGGCATCGTCACCACTTTTGTCCTGACCATCATCCTTGTGGCCAGCCTCCCCTTTGTGCAGGACACCAAGAAGCGGAGCCTTCTGGGGACCCAGGTGTTCTTCCTGCTGGGGACCTTGGGCCTCTTCTGCCTCGTGTTTGCCTGCGTGGTGAAGCCCGACTTTTCCACCTGTGCCTCTCGGCGGTTCCTCTTTGGGGTTCTGTTTGCCATATGCTTTTCCTGCCTGGTGGCCCATGTCTTTGCCCTCAACTTCCTGGCCCGGAAGAACCATGGGCCCCGGGGCTGGGTGATCTTCACCGTGGCTCTGCTGTTGACCCTCGTGGAAGTGATCATCAACACAGAGTGGCTGATCATTACTCTGGTCCGGGGAGGTGGTGAGGGTGGCCCTCTGGGCAATGGCAGTGCTGACGGGGTGGTGGCCTCGTCTTGCGCCATTGCCAACATAGACTTTGTCATGGCTCTCATCTATGTCATGCTACTGCTGCTAGGTGCCTTCCTGGGGGCCTGGCCCACCCTGTGTGGCCGCTTCAAGCGCTGGCGAAAGCATGGGGTCTTTGTGCTGCTCACCACGACCACCTCCATTGCCATCTGGGTGGTATGGATCGTCATGTACACCTACGGCAACAAGCAGCACAACAGTCCCACCTGGGATGACCCCACGCTGGCCATTGCCCTTGCCGCCAATGCCTGGGCCTTCCTCTTCTTCTACATCATCCCTGAGATCTCCCAGCTGACCAAGGCCAGCCCGGAGCAAAACTACCAGGGGGACGTGTACCCCACCCGGGGTGTGGGCTACGAGACCATCCTGAAAGAGCAGAAGGGCCAGAGCATGTTTGTGGAGAACAAGGCATTCTCCATGGATGAGCCAGCCTCAG CCAAGAGGCCAGTGTCGCCATACAGCGGGTACAACGGGCAGCTGCTGACCAGTGTGTACCAGCCCACTGAGATGGCCCTGATGCACAAAGGCCCG AACCTGGCTTTCAGCCCCCCTGACTGTGAGGCCGCCTGTTCTTCCTTCCAGTCGGAGGGCACTTACGACGTCATCCTCCCAAGGGCCACCGCCAACAGCCAGGTGATGGGCAGTGCCAACTCCACCCTGCGGGCCGAAGACATGTACGCCACCCAGAGCCAGGTGGCCACCCCGCCCAAAGACGGCAAGAACTCTCAG GATCAGTCCccgcaaaataaaacaagatggtAG